The following proteins are co-located in the Microcystis wesenbergii NRERC-220 genome:
- a CDS encoding NAD-dependent epimerase/dehydratase family protein, which yields MQPNLTNDLNDILAHTKDLWEELRGQRIFITGGTGFFGCWLLESFIWANDQRDLKASAVVLTRNPDSFSQKAPHLANHPAIQFHSGDVRSFQFPEEEFSYIIHAATEASSLVHQQDRLFVLDTTVQGTWRVLDFAKNCGTKKLLLTSSGAIYGQQPSDISHIPESYQGAPDVSSPNSVYGEGKRLAELLSVLYAQEYNIEVKIARCFAFVGPYLPLGESFAIGNFIRDILEGKTIHVKGDGTPYRSYLYASDLMIWLWTILFKGQSCRPYNVGSNLEINIKDTALAVAEIAGHPNSITVAQEPVVGQRIARYVPATDRALKELGLKATVDLSTGIKKTLAWYQQSA from the coding sequence ATGCAACCTAACCTAACAAATGACTTAAATGACATTCTCGCCCACACTAAAGACCTCTGGGAAGAATTGCGGGGACAGCGGATATTTATTACCGGAGGTACAGGCTTTTTTGGCTGTTGGTTATTAGAAAGTTTTATCTGGGCCAATGATCAGCGAGACTTAAAAGCATCGGCAGTTGTTTTAACTAGAAATCCTGATAGTTTCAGTCAAAAAGCTCCTCATTTAGCCAATCATCCCGCTATTCAATTCCATAGCGGTGATGTTAGGTCATTTCAGTTTCCTGAAGAGGAGTTTTCTTATATTATTCATGCGGCAACTGAAGCGAGTTCTCTAGTACATCAACAGGATCGTCTTTTTGTGCTAGATACTACAGTACAAGGGACTTGGCGAGTGCTAGATTTTGCTAAAAATTGTGGCACAAAAAAATTATTACTAACTAGCTCAGGAGCAATTTATGGTCAACAACCCTCAGATATAAGTCATATTCCGGAAAGTTATCAAGGGGCGCCGGATGTGAGTTCTCCTAACTCCGTTTATGGAGAGGGAAAACGACTCGCAGAACTCTTAAGTGTCTTGTATGCTCAGGAGTATAATATAGAGGTAAAAATCGCCAGGTGTTTTGCCTTTGTCGGTCCCTATTTACCTTTAGGTGAATCTTTTGCCATTGGCAACTTTATCAGGGACATTTTAGAGGGAAAAACGATTCATGTTAAAGGAGATGGAACCCCCTATCGTTCCTATTTATATGCTTCGGATTTGATGATTTGGTTATGGACTATATTATTTAAGGGGCAGTCTTGTCGTCCTTATAATGTGGGTTCAAATCTGGAAATCAACATCAAAGATACCGCCTTAGCAGTGGCGGAAATTGCTGGACACCCTAATTCTATCACTGTTGCTCAAGAACCAGTTGTAGGTCAACGGATTGCCAGATATGTACCCGCTACTGACAGAGCATTAAAAGAATTAGGACTCAAGGCAACCGTTGATTTATCTACAGGGATTAAAAAAACCCTTGCATGGTATCAACAGTCAGCTTAA
- a CDS encoding NAD-dependent epimerase/dehydratase family protein has protein sequence MTNLLTNDLNHILAHTKDLWEELRGQRIFITGGTGFFGCWLLESFIWANDQLDLKASAVVLTRNPDSFRQKAPHLANHPAIQFHSGDVRSFQFPEGEFSYIIHGATEASAKLNQEDPLLMFDTIIEGTRHTLEFAKFCQAKKFLLTSSGAVYGKQPSEITHVSEDYLGSPDLTNPGYAYAEGKRAAEMLCTLYAKQQGLETKIARCFAFVGPYLPLDTHFAIGNFIRDGMTGSPILIQGDGTPYRSYLYAADLAIWLWTILFKGKSCYPYNVGSDEDLTIAELAEVVASTFASKVEVVIAKEPIPGKPVERYVPSVQRAFAELQLKPLISLSDSIIRTASYNSSKF, from the coding sequence ATGACCAATCTTCTAACAAATGACTTAAATCATATTCTTGCCCACACTAAAGACCTGTGGGAAGAATTGCGTGGACAGCGGATATTTATTACTGGAGGTACAGGCTTTTTTGGCTGTTGGCTTCTGGAGAGTTTTATTTGGGCCAATGATCAGCTAGACTTAAAAGCATCGGCAGTTGTTTTAACCAGAAATCCTGATAGTTTCAGGCAAAAAGCTCCTCATTTAGCCAATCATCCCGCTATTCAATTCCATAGCGGTGATGTTAGGTCATTTCAGTTTCCTGAAGGGGAGTTTTCTTATATTATTCATGGTGCAACTGAAGCCAGTGCCAAGCTCAATCAAGAAGATCCCTTACTAATGTTTGATACGATTATTGAGGGAACAAGGCATACTTTAGAATTTGCTAAATTTTGTCAGGCTAAAAAGTTCTTATTAACTAGTTCCGGTGCCGTTTATGGCAAGCAGCCATCAGAAATCACCCATGTTTCCGAAGACTATTTAGGCTCTCCTGATTTAACTAATCCGGGTTATGCTTATGCAGAAGGAAAACGGGCAGCAGAAATGCTCTGTACTCTCTATGCTAAACAACAGGGCTTAGAAACTAAAATTGCTCGTTGCTTTGCCTTTGTCGGTCCCTATTTGCCACTGGATACCCATTTTGCTATTGGTAATTTCATTCGAGATGGTATGACGGGGAGTCCGATTCTCATCCAGGGGGATGGTACTCCTTATCGTTCTTACCTCTATGCGGCGGATTTGGCAATTTGGCTGTGGACAATTTTGTTTAAGGGGAAATCATGCTACCCTTACAATGTCGGTTCAGATGAGGATTTAACTATCGCTGAACTGGCGGAAGTTGTTGCCAGTACATTTGCATCAAAAGTCGAGGTAGTTATAGCAAAAGAACCTATCCCCGGTAAACCTGTTGAACGTTATGTACCCTCAGTCCAGAGGGCTTTTGCTGAGTTACAACTTAAGCCATTAATTTCTTTGTCAGACTCAATCATCCGAACGGCTAGTTATAATTCATCAAAATTTTAG
- a CDS encoding glycosyltransferase family 2 protein produces the protein MKKITIMTPCYNEEGNIEDLYLRVKEVFNQLPNYEYEHLFIDNASQDKTVDELKKIAQKDPRVKVIVNARNFGPVRSVYYGILQCYGDAVIFMVADLQDPPELILEFVKKWEEGYKVVKAVKTPMKEGAFFYFARQIFYYLMDNLSDIKVTRNFTGFGLYDQKVINVLREINDPYPYFRGLIEELGFESFSFEYQQQRRKRGISSYNFYRYYSEAMLGITSHSQVPLRLATMLGFALSLLSLLVALGYLIAKLLFWDYFPLGTAPIMVGLFLLASVQLFFIGIIGEYIGLMHMRILKRPLVVERERINFE, from the coding sequence ATGAAAAAAATTACGATTATGACTCCTTGTTATAATGAAGAAGGAAATATTGAAGACCTTTACCTGCGAGTTAAAGAAGTCTTTAATCAGTTACCTAACTATGAGTATGAACATCTTTTTATCGATAACGCTTCCCAAGATAAAACTGTAGATGAATTAAAAAAAATTGCTCAAAAAGATCCTAGGGTAAAGGTCATCGTTAATGCTAGAAATTTCGGTCCCGTTCGTTCTGTTTACTATGGTATTCTTCAGTGTTACGGAGATGCGGTTATTTTTATGGTAGCAGATTTGCAAGATCCTCCCGAATTAATCCTAGAATTTGTCAAGAAGTGGGAAGAAGGCTATAAAGTTGTTAAAGCGGTTAAAACGCCGATGAAAGAAGGAGCTTTTTTCTATTTTGCTAGACAAATTTTTTATTATTTAATGGACAATCTTTCGGATATAAAAGTTACTAGAAACTTTACAGGTTTCGGTTTATACGATCAGAAAGTCATTAATGTTCTACGAGAGATTAACGATCCCTATCCCTATTTTAGGGGACTCATTGAAGAGTTGGGTTTTGAAAGTTTCTCTTTTGAGTATCAACAACAACGGCGAAAACGGGGTATTAGTAGTTACAACTTCTATCGATACTATAGCGAAGCGATGCTGGGTATTACCAGTCACTCCCAAGTTCCCCTCAGACTGGCCACCATGTTAGGCTTTGCTTTGTCTCTGCTGAGTTTGCTAGTGGCGTTAGGTTATTTAATCGCCAAATTGTTGTTCTGGGATTATTTTCCTTTAGGAACCGCACCAATCATGGTCGGACTATTTTTACTCGCTTCTGTGCAACTATTTTTTATCGGCATTATCGGCGAATATATCGGATTAATGCACATGAGAATTTTAAAAAGGCCTTTAGTTGTCGAACGAGAACGGATTAACTTTGAGTGA
- a CDS encoding Uma2 family endonuclease — protein sequence MTPSAIDLPTKSTIITWEKLPDDFILPDEPVDNNLQPLLAASLRESLELAGLILESMLIASNFGLCATVKTQTVVKAPDWVYIPSVKPIPSGEIRRSYTPHLEGDIPAIVMEFISETEGGEYSLNPHYPYGKWYFYEQILQVPVYGIFHPKTGELEIYRLNQGKYEQQKPNENNRYWIAEINLFLGVWQGKKAEVTAYWLPWWELSGNLLLWGSERVAQTEYQLEQERMLRQKLAEKLRELGVEPETL from the coding sequence ATGACACCATCTGCCATTGATTTACCGACAAAATCAACGATAATCACCTGGGAAAAACTGCCAGATGATTTTATTCTACCTGACGAACCTGTGGACAACAACTTGCAACCCCTATTAGCAGCATCTTTACGGGAATCGCTAGAATTAGCAGGATTAATTCTGGAATCGATGCTAATTGCTTCTAATTTTGGCTTGTGTGCTACCGTTAAAACTCAAACTGTTGTCAAAGCGCCTGACTGGGTTTATATTCCCTCAGTAAAACCGATTCCTAGCGGAGAAATTCGGCGCAGTTATACTCCCCATCTTGAAGGAGATATCCCAGCTATTGTCATGGAGTTTATCTCGGAAACCGAAGGGGGAGAATACTCATTGAATCCCCATTATCCCTATGGAAAATGGTATTTTTATGAGCAAATATTACAAGTACCTGTCTATGGAATATTTCACCCAAAAACAGGAGAATTAGAAATTTATCGATTAAATCAAGGAAAGTATGAACAACAAAAACCTAATGAAAACAATCGTTATTGGATAGCAGAGATTAACTTATTTTTGGGAGTCTGGCAGGGAAAAAAAGCTGAAGTGACAGCCTATTGGTTACCTTGGTGGGAGCTGTCGGGCAATCTGTTATTATGGGGGAGTGAACGAGTCGCACAAACTGAATATCAACTCGAACAGGAGCGAATGTTACGGCAAAAATTAGCTGAAAAATTAAGAGAATTAGGCGTTGAACCAGAAACCTTGTAG
- a CDS encoding class I SAM-dependent methyltransferase, producing MNQKKSLRNCPICQEENGEIIHTQNFVLPEGHPLSNGYDILCCDRCGFVYADTTVSQKDYDIFYTKLSKYEDKKTATGGGESPYDAARIQKTAECIAEFLPDKSVRILDIGCANGGLLGYLKKLGYNNLCGLDPSPICAETTKQKYDIETYTGSMFELPHSLGVFDVIILSHVLEHIQDVSTALTNLKDILDKNGILYAEVPDAKRYLNFYVSPFHYFDTEHINHFSLKFLEKLLMLANFTIIGRGEKEFELHSGTIYPAIWVMARLLNRKIPLNLDLDSELCNNIIKYLKHSEEYLDTQAIDELVLNCEKIIVWGIGSSTMRLLANSSLSQANIIAFVDSNPKYWGEYLMDKPIISPEELKKKTETILITSKIYGQEILTQIINELNLKNKVVSA from the coding sequence ATGAATCAGAAAAAATCACTGCGAAATTGTCCAATTTGTCAAGAAGAAAATGGGGAAATTATTCACACACAAAATTTCGTTTTACCTGAAGGTCATCCCCTCTCAAATGGATATGATATACTGTGTTGTGATCGCTGTGGTTTCGTCTATGCTGATACAACAGTAAGTCAGAAAGATTACGATATTTTTTACACCAAATTATCCAAATACGAGGACAAAAAAACCGCTACGGGAGGAGGGGAATCTCCCTATGATGCCGCCCGAATTCAAAAAACGGCTGAATGTATTGCTGAATTTTTACCGGATAAGAGCGTTCGCATTTTAGATATTGGCTGTGCCAATGGTGGCTTATTAGGCTATCTTAAAAAACTAGGATATAACAATTTATGTGGTTTAGATCCATCTCCTATCTGTGCCGAAACTACAAAACAAAAGTATGACATAGAAACTTATACTGGTTCAATGTTTGAACTGCCCCATAGTTTGGGTGTGTTTGATGTTATTATTCTTTCCCACGTATTAGAACATATACAAGATGTGTCTACTGCATTAACTAATCTTAAAGATATACTGGATAAAAATGGGATTCTGTATGCCGAAGTTCCCGATGCTAAAAGATACTTAAATTTTTATGTTTCCCCATTTCATTATTTTGACACTGAACACATCAATCACTTCTCCTTAAAGTTCCTAGAAAAATTACTAATGCTTGCTAACTTTACTATCATTGGTAGGGGAGAGAAAGAATTTGAGTTACATTCAGGGACTATTTATCCAGCTATTTGGGTAATGGCTAGATTGTTAAATAGAAAAATACCATTGAATTTAGATTTAGATTCAGAACTTTGCAATAATATAATTAAATACCTAAAACATTCAGAGGAATATCTTGATACCCAAGCGATAGATGAGTTGGTTTTAAATTGCGAAAAAATAATCGTTTGGGGAATTGGCAGTTCTACAATGAGACTTTTGGCTAATTCAAGTCTCAGTCAAGCCAATATAATTGCATTTGTTGATAGTAATCCCAAGTATTGGGGAGAATATTTAATGGACAAGCCTATTATTTCTCCCGAAGAATTAAAAAAGAAAACAGAAACAATTTTGATAACATCTAAAATTTATGGCCAAGAAATTCTAACACAAATAATTAATGAACTTAACCTGAAAAATAAAGTAGTGAGTGCATAG
- a CDS encoding transketolase: MAQNILVNQLAQSIRLQALQMVHRANASHIGSCLSMADLLAVLYGKILRVDPTNPNWLDRDRFILSKGHSAAILYAVLAERGFFPLEWLETYCQDGSKLTGHISHYLPGIEASTGSLGHGLPIGCGIALAGKREDKPYRVFVLVSDGEMDEGSNWESILFAPQHQLDNLVVIVDYNKIQSFGTVQEVLDLEPLTAKFQAFRWSVREIDGHNFQQIEDAFNSVPFEKGKPSCIIAHTVKGKGVSFMENQLAWHYKSPNQEQLEQAIEEIEGKS, encoded by the coding sequence ATGGCTCAAAACATCCTAGTTAATCAATTAGCTCAATCAATCCGTCTTCAGGCTTTACAAATGGTTCATCGAGCTAATGCCTCTCACATTGGCAGTTGTTTAAGCATGGCTGATTTATTAGCTGTGCTATATGGCAAAATTCTCCGAGTTGATCCGACTAACCCAAATTGGCTAGACCGCGATCGATTTATTCTCAGTAAAGGTCATAGTGCGGCTATTCTCTACGCAGTACTGGCTGAACGGGGATTTTTTCCCCTAGAATGGCTAGAAACCTATTGTCAAGATGGTTCTAAGTTAACTGGTCATATCAGTCATTATCTACCCGGAATAGAAGCCTCTACTGGGTCTTTAGGTCATGGTTTACCTATCGGTTGTGGTATAGCTTTAGCTGGTAAACGTGAAGATAAACCCTACCGAGTATTTGTTCTAGTTAGTGATGGCGAAATGGACGAAGGCTCAAACTGGGAATCAATCCTATTCGCGCCTCAGCATCAACTCGATAACCTAGTTGTTATTGTGGACTATAACAAAATTCAGAGTTTTGGCACAGTCCAAGAAGTGCTTGACCTTGAACCCTTAACAGCTAAATTCCAGGCATTTCGTTGGTCAGTGCGAGAAATTGACGGTCATAATTTCCAGCAGATTGAAGACGCTTTCAATAGTGTTCCTTTTGAAAAGGGCAAACCTAGCTGTATTATCGCCCATACTGTTAAGGGAAAAGGAGTCAGTTTTATGGAAAATCAACTGGCTTGGCATTACAAATCACCGAATCAAGAACAACTAGAACAAGCCATAGAAGAAATTGAGGGGAAATCATGA
- a CDS encoding thiamine pyrophosphate-binding protein, which yields MRVADYIAQTLVKHGIHDVFLLTGGGAMHLNDAFGRCPGLSYTCCHHEQACAMAAESYYRLTNRLAALNVTTGPGGTNAITGVYGAWTDSIGMIVISGQVKWETVVRSTDLPLRQLGDQEIDIVKLVEPITKYAVMVTEPQSIRYHLERALHLAQSGRPGPCWLDIPMNVQGAKIDPTSLPGYDPKEDAIKYTTPDLAATCEQVINRLKTAERPVIYAGSGIRLGRAYEDFLRLVNTWKIPVVTAWNAHDLIWNDHPYYIGRPGTIGDRPGNFAVQNADFLLVLGCRLNIRQVSYNWENFAREAYKIIVDIDESELKKPTLRPDLPVHADVADFLAHLLQHQVEPTQHHQQWLDWCLIRKEKYPTVLPEYWLTQGAVNPYCFAQALFKELPPGEIVVTGDGTACVTTFQAASIKEGQRLYTNSGCASMGYDLPAAIGACIASGKRRVICIAGDGSIQLNLQELQTLVGYQLPIKIFVLNNQGYHSIRQTQQNFFADNIVGCGPESGVTFPSFEKLAAAYGIPYRLCREHATMKQAIQETIEGEGSQICEVFLDLNQPFAPKLSSRRLDDGRMVSSPLEDLSPFLDRDEFMSNMIVAPMTE from the coding sequence ATGAGAGTTGCCGACTATATCGCCCAAACCCTTGTGAAACATGGCATCCATGATGTTTTTTTGCTTACTGGTGGTGGGGCGATGCACCTGAATGATGCTTTCGGGCGCTGTCCAGGACTATCCTACACCTGTTGCCACCACGAACAAGCTTGTGCTATGGCGGCCGAAAGCTACTATCGGTTAACCAATCGCCTAGCCGCTCTGAATGTAACCACAGGACCGGGGGGAACCAATGCCATTACCGGAGTCTATGGAGCGTGGACAGATTCCATCGGTATGATCGTTATTTCCGGACAGGTAAAATGGGAAACCGTGGTCAGAAGTACAGACTTACCCCTCAGACAATTGGGAGATCAGGAAATTGACATTGTTAAATTGGTGGAACCGATCACCAAATACGCGGTGATGGTGACAGAGCCCCAGTCAATTCGCTACCATCTCGAAAGAGCATTACATCTGGCTCAATCTGGCCGTCCCGGTCCTTGCTGGTTGGATATCCCGATGAATGTTCAAGGAGCTAAGATTGATCCCACATCTCTACCGGGCTACGACCCCAAAGAAGATGCGATCAAATATACTACCCCCGATCTAGCAGCCACCTGTGAACAAGTTATCAACCGACTGAAAACCGCCGAACGCCCGGTTATCTACGCCGGCTCGGGAATTCGTTTAGGGAGGGCTTATGAAGACTTCCTGCGCTTGGTCAATACTTGGAAAATCCCTGTAGTTACAGCTTGGAACGCTCACGATCTGATCTGGAACGATCATCCTTACTATATTGGTAGGCCAGGGACTATCGGCGATCGCCCTGGTAATTTTGCCGTCCAAAATGCTGATTTCTTATTAGTTTTAGGTTGCCGGCTCAACATCCGCCAGGTGAGCTATAACTGGGAAAATTTTGCCCGGGAAGCCTATAAGATTATCGTGGATATTGACGAATCAGAACTGAAAAAGCCAACGCTCAGGCCGGATTTACCTGTTCATGCCGATGTAGCCGACTTTTTGGCGCATTTACTGCAACATCAAGTTGAGCCAACACAACACCATCAACAGTGGCTAGACTGGTGTTTGATTCGTAAGGAAAAATATCCCACTGTCTTACCCGAATATTGGCTAACACAAGGGGCAGTTAACCCTTATTGCTTTGCCCAAGCACTCTTTAAGGAACTCCCTCCGGGAGAAATAGTCGTGACCGGTGATGGAACCGCCTGTGTGACGACATTTCAAGCGGCATCAATCAAAGAGGGACAGCGCCTCTACACTAACTCTGGTTGTGCCTCCATGGGATACGATCTACCGGCGGCGATCGGGGCCTGTATTGCCAGTGGTAAGCGGCGAGTGATTTGTATTGCGGGAGATGGCAGCATTCAATTAAACCTACAAGAATTACAAACCCTGGTGGGATATCAACTGCCTATCAAGATTTTTGTCCTCAATAATCAAGGCTATCACTCGATTCGTCAAACTCAGCAGAATTTCTTTGCCGATAATATTGTCGGTTGTGGACCTGAAAGTGGCGTGACCTTTCCCAGTTTTGAAAAGTTAGCTGCGGCCTATGGGATTCCTTACCGACTTTGCCGAGAACACGCAACTATGAAGCAAGCTATTCAAGAAACCATTGAAGGAGAAGGTTCTCAGATCTGTGAAGTGTTTCTTGACCTCAATCAACCCTTTGCTCCTAAGTTGTCTTCTCGTCGCTTGGATGATGGGCGCATGGTATCTTCTCCCTTAGAAGATTTGTCCCCCTTCCTAGATCGGGATGAGTTTATGAGTAATATGATTGTTGCGCCCATGACTGAATAG
- a CDS encoding transketolase family protein, with product MRTAFINTLCEIAKKDERIWLLCGDLGYSVLEGFAGQFPERFVNVGIAEQNMIGIAAGLAMCGKIVFVYSIVNFPIMRCFEQIRNDVCYHNLNVNIVAVGGGLTYGSLGYTHHGMEDLAVMRVLPNMTVIAPGDPLEAKLATQAIVNLSSPCYLRLGKAGEPQVHPREPQFEIGKAIELQSGTDLTLISIGGMLDLTVKAAEKLTIQGYSIEVLSMPTLYPLDEQSVLQSAEKTKKIITLEEHGIGGLGSAVAEVLTQSGETVEFIPLRLKREAVKTAGSQTVLRSQQGLDLDGIVQSALAMLQRVY from the coding sequence ATGAGAACAGCTTTTATCAACACGCTTTGTGAAATAGCTAAAAAAGATGAGCGGATTTGGCTTCTTTGTGGAGACTTAGGCTATTCTGTCCTCGAAGGATTTGCCGGCCAATTTCCTGAACGATTTGTTAATGTGGGTATTGCCGAACAAAACATGATCGGCATAGCTGCGGGTCTAGCAATGTGTGGCAAAATCGTCTTTGTCTATTCTATTGTCAATTTTCCGATCATGCGATGTTTTGAACAGATTCGCAATGATGTCTGTTATCACAATCTCAATGTTAATATTGTTGCTGTTGGTGGTGGACTGACCTACGGTTCTCTGGGTTATACTCATCATGGCATGGAAGATTTAGCGGTGATGAGAGTGTTGCCTAATATGACGGTTATCGCTCCGGGAGATCCTCTAGAAGCTAAGTTAGCGACTCAAGCTATTGTTAACCTATCTAGTCCCTGTTATTTAAGATTAGGGAAAGCCGGTGAGCCTCAAGTTCACCCCAGGGAACCTCAGTTTGAAATTGGTAAGGCAATCGAGTTACAGTCGGGAACAGATTTGACCTTAATCAGTATAGGGGGAATGCTAGATTTAACCGTTAAAGCGGCTGAAAAACTGACGATACAGGGTTATTCTATTGAAGTTTTGAGTATGCCGACTCTCTACCCTCTAGATGAACAATCTGTCTTACAATCTGCCGAAAAGACTAAGAAGATAATCACCCTAGAAGAACATGGAATTGGCGGTTTAGGAAGTGCAGTTGCAGAAGTTCTGACACAGTCGGGCGAAACTGTTGAATTTATTCCTTTAAGGTTAAAAAGAGAAGCCGTTAAAACCGCCGGTAGTCAAACAGTTTTACGTTCCCAACAAGGACTTGATTTGGATGGCATTGTGCAATCGGCTCTGGCCATGCTACAAAGAGTGTATTAG
- a CDS encoding Uma2 family endonuclease, with the protein MAQETLLIAANPLGIKLPPTQDELPSDDGIPMETQRHGLQMQLLVRPLSRWLKAQGREAFVGGNMFVYFSANQVRNEDDRGTDVFVVVDVPRKERKSWVVWEEEKAPDVVIELLSESTAKKDKEEKKLIYQNRWRVTEYFWYDPFDSEDLAGHRLEGGVYKSLNPDAQGRFSSEILGLVLVRWQGIYGDEQEPITWLRWATPAGQLLPTIEELAEQEKQRAEQEKQRAERLAAQLRSLGVEVDDSL; encoded by the coding sequence ATGGCTCAAGAAACCCTCCTAATTGCAGCTAACCCACTGGGGATCAAGCTACCACCGACCCAAGATGAACTACCTTCTGATGATGGTATTCCCATGGAAACCCAGCGACACGGACTGCAAATGCAGTTATTAGTTAGACCTCTCTCCCGGTGGTTAAAAGCTCAAGGACGAGAAGCATTTGTGGGGGGCAATATGTTTGTTTACTTTAGCGCCAATCAAGTGCGTAACGAGGATGATCGCGGAACTGATGTATTTGTCGTTGTGGACGTGCCTCGAAAAGAACGGAAAAGCTGGGTCGTCTGGGAAGAAGAAAAAGCTCCTGATGTGGTGATTGAATTGCTCTCTGAAAGTACAGCCAAAAAGGATAAAGAAGAGAAAAAGCTGATCTATCAGAATCGTTGGCGGGTGACAGAATACTTTTGGTATGATCCCTTTGACTCAGAAGATTTAGCGGGACATCGCTTAGAAGGGGGCGTTTATAAATCTTTAAACCCAGATGCTCAAGGCAGATTCAGCAGCGAAATATTAGGGCTAGTGTTAGTGCGCTGGCAGGGAATTTATGGGGATGAACAAGAGCCGATTACTTGGCTGCGTTGGGCAACACCAGCGGGGCAATTGCTCCCCACCATAGAGGAGTTGGCCGAGCAGGAAAAGCAACGAGCCGAACAGGAAAAGCAACGAGCCGAGCGCTTGGCGGCACAATTGCGATCGCTGGGAGTGGAAGTTGATGATAGTTTATGA
- a CDS encoding GtrA family protein, translating into MYLIKKSKFVRFLLVGVVNTLFGYSVFALLFRLGLDYRYSLLIATICGVLFNFKTIGAIVFKDQNNRLLARFLGVYLVIYLLNAESLRIVKMLGINMLAAQAILVLPLAIVSYFLNKTFVFRGNR; encoded by the coding sequence ATGTATCTAATCAAAAAAAGTAAATTTGTTAGATTTTTGTTAGTGGGGGTAGTTAATACCTTATTTGGTTATTCCGTCTTTGCCTTGCTGTTTCGTCTAGGATTAGATTATCGCTATTCCTTACTTATTGCTACTATTTGCGGAGTATTATTCAACTTTAAAACTATCGGGGCGATCGTTTTTAAAGACCAAAATAATCGACTACTAGCTCGCTTTCTTGGTGTTTATTTAGTGATTTACTTATTAAACGCTGAATCCTTACGAATTGTTAAGATGCTAGGAATTAATATGTTAGCGGCACAAGCTATCTTAGTATTGCCTCTAGCAATTGTTTCCTATTTTTTAAATAAAACCTTTGTTTTTAGAGGAAATAGATAA
- a CDS encoding TylF/MycF/NovP-related O-methyltransferase — MNSETQSSLSQLGHHSAKYNQQEKSIPDDLARTFEVSGLPITQRLSTFPRHVRRQDIARFLTRWEIFKLSLQANGSIVECGVFGGGGLMSWYHFSAISEPYNHTRKVIGFDTFEGFPSLHEKDIKTGDSEHLKEGGFKTSDRIINELQSLVDIHDKNRPLGHIAKIELVAGDACQTIPQYVRNNPHLLISLLYLDFDIYEPTKVAIEYLYPRVVKGGIIAFDELNCAEFPGETTALLESLEMVKLCRFPYDPYISYFVKE; from the coding sequence ATGAATTCAGAAACGCAATCATCATTGAGTCAATTAGGACATCATTCCGCTAAGTACAATCAACAGGAAAAAAGCATTCCCGATGATTTAGCGAGGACTTTTGAAGTATCTGGTCTACCTATAACCCAGCGTCTCTCAACATTTCCTCGTCATGTACGTCGCCAAGACATTGCCCGATTTTTAACGAGATGGGAAATTTTCAAACTTAGCCTCCAGGCTAATGGCAGTATTGTTGAATGTGGAGTGTTTGGAGGGGGTGGATTGATGTCTTGGTATCATTTTTCTGCCATTTCTGAACCCTATAATCATACTCGCAAAGTGATCGGATTTGATACTTTTGAAGGGTTTCCTTCACTCCATGAAAAAGATATCAAAACTGGTGATTCAGAACATTTAAAAGAAGGAGGTTTTAAAACTTCGGACAGGATTATCAATGAACTGCAATCTCTAGTTGATATCCACGACAAAAATCGTCCTTTAGGACATATTGCTAAGATAGAATTAGTAGCTGGAGATGCTTGTCAAACTATTCCTCAATATGTCAGAAATAATCCTCATTTATTGATTAGTCTTCTCTATTTGGATTTTGATATTTATGAACCTACTAAGGTGGCAATTGAATATCTCTATCCTCGAGTTGTTAAGGGGGGAATTATTGCTTTTGATGAGCTAAACTGCGCCGAATTTCCAGGTGAAACTACCGCACTCTTAGAAAGCTTAGAGATGGTTAAACTCTGTCGCTTTCCTTATGACCCCTATATTTCCTACTTTGTCAAAGAATAA